In a single window of the Granulicella sibirica genome:
- a CDS encoding metallophosphoesterase → MNKFTRRHFLQQSFSFSALALLASKGVLQAEAFAQVAPAPDSHHLFAVGDWGDENSQTQQKAVAAAMLGYKAKNNLTVENLLMLGDNWYGWLFGGEKSERWKSQFEDMYPASAFPGKCYAVLGNHDYEKRPSSKAEAQLAYAAEAHSRWTMPNRWYTFQFPESQPLIRVLALDSNFPETRERGFLHNPTLIQSQVDEQLTWLKNELAKPSQAPFTVVMAHHPIFSNGDHGDTPALIRDWNKLLLDNRVHLYLCGHDHDLQHLEFEGSPMSYVISGGGGAALHPLKISPARRGPYGMQVAGFTHLEVSASQMTIRQIDSSGAVLHSFVKYPDGRVALG, encoded by the coding sequence ATGAACAAATTCACCCGCCGACACTTCCTCCAACAAAGCTTCTCGTTCTCCGCCCTTGCCTTACTTGCCTCGAAAGGCGTTCTTCAAGCAGAAGCGTTTGCCCAGGTGGCTCCCGCCCCAGACTCGCATCACCTCTTCGCCGTCGGCGACTGGGGTGACGAAAACTCGCAGACGCAGCAAAAGGCGGTAGCTGCCGCGATGCTCGGCTACAAGGCAAAGAATAATCTCACGGTCGAGAATCTCCTCATGCTGGGCGACAACTGGTATGGCTGGCTCTTCGGCGGCGAGAAATCCGAGCGGTGGAAGTCGCAGTTCGAAGACATGTACCCTGCCTCTGCATTCCCCGGAAAGTGCTACGCCGTCCTGGGCAACCACGACTATGAGAAGCGGCCATCCAGCAAGGCAGAAGCGCAGTTAGCCTACGCCGCCGAGGCGCACTCCCGATGGACCATGCCGAACCGCTGGTACACCTTCCAGTTCCCGGAGTCGCAACCTCTGATCCGCGTCCTGGCCCTCGATAGCAACTTCCCCGAAACCCGTGAGCGCGGTTTCCTCCACAACCCCACCCTCATCCAGAGCCAGGTAGACGAACAGTTGACATGGCTCAAGAACGAGCTTGCGAAGCCCTCCCAGGCTCCGTTTACTGTCGTCATGGCGCATCATCCCATCTTCTCCAACGGCGACCACGGCGATACGCCCGCACTGATCCGCGACTGGAACAAGCTGCTCCTCGACAATCGCGTTCACCTCTACCTCTGTGGGCACGACCACGACCTCCAGCATCTGGAGTTTGAGGGCAGCCCCATGTCGTACGTCATCTCCGGCGGCGGCGGAGCCGCGCTCCATCCGCTCAAAATCAGCCCGGCCAGGCGCGGCCCCTACGGCATGCAGGTAGCCGGATTCACGCACCTTGAAGTGTCCGCATCCCAGATGACCATCCGTCAGATAGACAGCAGCGGAGCCGTGCTGCACAGCTTCGTCAAATACCCTGACGGCCGCGTCGCTCTTGGCTGA
- a CDS encoding beta-L-arabinofuranosidase domain-containing protein: protein MLTRRALLKSTVAAAAVSALPIRSWASPTTGATVLEQFSYDKIKLLPGPLHEQFTYHHRLLLSLDNDKLLKPFRERTGLAAPGEDMGGWYSNSPFFDPHGSFDGFVPGHSFGQYLSALSRASVITSDPATRAKVQALVTGISPTLTSRFYDNYTLPAYTFDKTCCGLQEAYAIAGIASAGPALDTALAAALPHLPEKALSRPEQRVRPHTNEAQTWDETYTLPENLFLAYKRTNKPAYRDAAIRFLEDDLYFNPLSEDINVLPGEHAYSHVNAFSSAMQAYLVLGSEKHLRAAKNAFRMLEAQSFATGGWGPGETLLRPNTDELAHSLFTQAASFETPCGAYGHFKITRYLLRVTGDPHYGDSMERVLYNTVAGAKPMLADGSAFYYSDFTQTGHKTYARDKWPCCSGTLPQIAADYGISTYLSGTPQTKAGPSSRNGLTVILYIPSQVTFDHAGSPITLTQETTYPATPTTSLRLELAKEAEFPITIRIPAWSGPATRVLINGKPADSEVQPGTFHTLHRTWKSGDRIELAFEMPLRTETLTASMTRTDLPAPHSSAPLTTTPAAPILQKETTSQVRLAALMRGPVVFMATGAWPTEVAETDLTSAKVASSGESLVVQPDTPSATTFKPYTLIGDETYRTYQPLKSS from the coding sequence ATGCTGACCCGTCGAGCCCTCCTGAAGTCCACCGTCGCCGCCGCTGCCGTCTCTGCCCTCCCCATCAGGTCCTGGGCCTCTCCCACCACCGGCGCGACAGTCCTCGAGCAGTTCAGTTACGACAAGATCAAGCTCCTCCCCGGCCCGCTCCACGAGCAGTTCACCTATCACCACCGACTCCTCCTCTCGCTCGACAACGACAAGCTCCTGAAGCCCTTCCGTGAGCGCACCGGCCTCGCCGCGCCCGGAGAAGACATGGGTGGCTGGTACTCCAACTCTCCCTTCTTCGATCCCCACGGCTCCTTCGACGGCTTCGTCCCCGGCCACTCCTTCGGCCAGTACCTCTCCGCGCTCTCCCGCGCCTCCGTCATCACCAGCGACCCCGCCACCCGCGCCAAGGTTCAAGCCCTGGTTACCGGAATCTCCCCCACGCTCACCAGCCGCTTCTACGACAACTACACCCTCCCCGCCTACACCTTCGATAAGACCTGCTGCGGACTTCAGGAAGCTTATGCCATTGCCGGCATCGCCTCCGCCGGTCCCGCGCTCGATACCGCCCTCGCCGCCGCACTCCCGCATCTCCCCGAAAAAGCCCTCTCCCGTCCCGAGCAGCGCGTCCGCCCCCACACCAACGAGGCCCAGACCTGGGACGAGACCTATACCCTCCCAGAAAACCTCTTCCTCGCCTACAAGCGCACCAACAAGCCCGCTTACCGTGATGCCGCCATCCGCTTTCTCGAGGACGATCTGTACTTCAATCCCCTCTCCGAAGACATCAACGTCCTCCCCGGCGAGCACGCCTACTCGCACGTGAACGCCTTCTCCTCCGCCATGCAGGCTTATCTCGTTCTAGGCAGCGAGAAGCACCTCCGCGCCGCCAAGAACGCCTTCCGCATGCTCGAAGCTCAAAGCTTCGCCACCGGAGGCTGGGGACCCGGCGAAACCCTTCTCCGTCCCAACACCGACGAACTTGCCCACTCCCTCTTCACGCAGGCAGCCTCCTTCGAGACACCCTGCGGGGCCTACGGCCACTTCAAGATCACCCGCTATCTCCTTCGCGTCACCGGCGACCCCCACTATGGCGACTCCATGGAGCGCGTCCTCTACAACACCGTCGCCGGTGCCAAGCCCATGCTCGCCGACGGCTCCGCCTTCTACTACTCCGACTTCACCCAGACCGGCCACAAGACCTACGCGCGCGACAAGTGGCCCTGCTGCTCGGGAACTCTCCCCCAGATCGCCGCCGACTACGGCATCTCCACCTATCTCTCCGGCACCCCGCAAACCAAGGCCGGCCCATCCTCCCGCAACGGCCTTACGGTCATCCTCTACATTCCGTCGCAAGTCACCTTCGACCACGCCGGCTCCCCCATCACCCTCACCCAGGAAACAACCTACCCTGCCACGCCCACAACCTCTCTCCGCCTCGAATTAGCTAAAGAAGCCGAGTTTCCCATCACCATCCGCATCCCTGCCTGGTCAGGCCCAGCCACCCGCGTCCTTATCAACGGCAAGCCCGCCGATTCAGAAGTCCAGCCCGGAACCTTCCACACTCTGCACCGCACCTGGAAGTCCGGCGACCGCATCGAGCTCGCCTTCGAGATGCCCCTCCGCACCGAGACCCTCACCGCCTCGATGACCCGCACCGACCTCCCCGCCCCGCACTCATCCGCGCCCCTCACGACTACGCCCGCAGCGCCCATCCTCCAGAAGGAGACCACCTCCCAGGTCCGTCTCGCCGCCCTGATGCGCGGCCCTGTCGTCTTCATGGCAACCGGCGCATGGCCAACCGAAGTAGCCGAAACCGACCTGACCTCCGCCAAGGTCGCCTCCTCCGGCGAATCCCTCGTCGTCCAACCCGACACCCCATCCGCGACGACGTTCAAACCCTACACTCTCATCGGAGACGAAACCTACCGCACCTACCAGCCCTTGAAGTCCTCTTAG
- a CDS encoding ABC transporter permease — protein MDKVLDDFRYAVRKLKKSPGFALTVLLTLAVGIGATTAIFTLVYDVLLKPLPYHHAEQLIVMEEQVAEFRDIYPTLPINANHFVFWSQNAHTIQSMAVMQESSMPLGGGARPLRIGVLRTTPGVFSVLDSSPLLGRAFSAQEAQPGHDHVIILMDQLWRQQYGSDPAILGKSVLLNGFPYTVIGVMGPSFHLPVLETFASADSTPPQPAEALVPLAFATEQLQEKMGDFNYFGLARLVPGVSALQASAEINALQGSIMRGLAPDEQGTLSAVVSPFQGALVGSNRTPLLLLLCAVAGLLLVGCVNITNLLLARAASQKQSLAIAAALGASRAEILRVGMRETVVLAAAGGALGLLLAAGIIPMMQQYLPPALDFRGPLHLDWVGAAFAVSLALLTAVFAGAVPAWKAARTDPHEVLQSEARLGSESSSSKRLRRILVGAEVGVSMALVLMTGLLTTSLFRLLHVDRGFEASHIVTATLNLPQKSYADKKARAAFFKEATDRLTQLPGVEGAAAVSVLPLTGDSWIDMIRVPGDTRPAMQIPSEHFRWVTPGYFDVIHLPLVAGRFLQPGDEGKNYTVLSELTARTLWPGRNPIGQEFHRGGQSDTIFTVVGVAADARTVSLSKPDPMMVYMPYWYRNDNSAGLLVRTRQDSSTIADAIRKSIWSVDPEVPVPAVNTMSGVVVDSLANRRFELDLLILFAISALLLAGIGVFGVVNYSVVQRQRELGLRLALGAQRGNIYRLVLLDGLSPVMAGGIAGIAVAFSFARVLQSLLFQVTAYNAAILSSSVCLLLAVGVAASLLPARRAASTDPMQALKRE, from the coding sequence GTGGATAAGGTGTTGGATGACTTTCGCTATGCGGTCCGCAAGCTGAAGAAGTCGCCGGGCTTCGCTTTGACGGTCCTCTTGACCCTTGCTGTTGGAATCGGCGCAACCACGGCGATCTTCACGCTTGTTTATGACGTTCTTCTGAAGCCGCTTCCTTATCATCACGCCGAGCAGCTCATCGTGATGGAAGAACAGGTTGCGGAGTTTCGCGATATCTACCCGACGCTGCCGATCAACGCGAATCATTTTGTGTTCTGGAGCCAGAACGCGCACACCATCCAATCGATGGCGGTGATGCAGGAGTCCTCCATGCCGCTTGGCGGCGGAGCTCGCCCGCTACGGATTGGGGTTTTGCGCACGACGCCAGGCGTCTTTTCCGTACTCGACTCCTCACCGCTGCTTGGTCGTGCCTTCTCGGCCCAAGAGGCGCAACCGGGTCACGATCACGTCATCATCCTGATGGATCAGCTCTGGCGTCAGCAATACGGAAGTGATCCGGCGATCCTCGGAAAGAGCGTGTTGCTCAATGGCTTTCCCTATACGGTGATTGGCGTGATGGGGCCATCCTTCCACCTGCCCGTACTCGAGACGTTTGCGAGCGCGGATAGCACGCCTCCGCAACCTGCGGAGGCATTGGTGCCACTAGCCTTCGCCACCGAGCAACTCCAAGAGAAGATGGGTGATTTCAATTATTTCGGGCTGGCCCGGTTGGTCCCGGGTGTATCTGCATTGCAGGCGAGTGCCGAGATCAACGCCCTGCAAGGTTCGATCATGCGTGGACTTGCCCCGGACGAACAAGGCACCCTCTCTGCGGTGGTGAGTCCGTTTCAGGGGGCGCTGGTGGGTAGCAATCGAACGCCACTGTTGCTCCTGCTCTGTGCCGTTGCGGGACTGCTGCTTGTTGGCTGCGTCAACATCACCAATCTTCTACTGGCGCGAGCCGCGAGCCAGAAGCAGTCACTTGCGATCGCGGCTGCTCTTGGGGCAAGCCGCGCCGAGATCCTGCGCGTGGGGATGCGCGAGACGGTCGTCCTTGCCGCAGCCGGAGGAGCGCTTGGTCTTCTGCTCGCGGCCGGGATCATCCCGATGATGCAGCAGTATCTTCCTCCCGCGCTCGACTTCCGTGGCCCACTGCATCTCGACTGGGTCGGCGCGGCTTTTGCTGTTTCGTTGGCTCTGCTCACGGCCGTGTTCGCCGGCGCGGTCCCGGCGTGGAAGGCGGCCCGAACGGATCCTCACGAGGTCCTGCAAAGCGAAGCACGCTTAGGGAGCGAATCCTCCAGCAGTAAACGGCTGCGCAGAATCCTGGTTGGCGCGGAGGTCGGGGTGAGCATGGCGCTCGTCCTGATGACAGGTCTATTGACGACAAGCCTCTTTCGACTGCTCCACGTCGATCGCGGTTTTGAGGCCAGCCATATTGTCACTGCGACTCTCAACCTTCCGCAGAAATCCTATGCGGATAAGAAAGCGCGTGCAGCCTTCTTCAAAGAGGCGACAGATCGCCTGACGCAGCTACCCGGCGTCGAAGGCGCTGCGGCAGTGAGTGTTTTGCCTCTTACGGGTGATTCATGGATCGACATGATTCGCGTCCCGGGCGACACCCGCCCCGCGATGCAGATACCCTCCGAACATTTTCGGTGGGTTACACCAGGTTATTTTGACGTGATTCATCTTCCGCTGGTCGCGGGCCGCTTTCTGCAGCCTGGAGACGAAGGCAAGAACTATACCGTCCTCTCGGAGCTTACGGCGCGTACGCTTTGGCCGGGGAGAAACCCGATCGGTCAAGAATTTCATAGAGGCGGCCAGAGCGACACGATCTTTACCGTGGTTGGTGTCGCGGCGGATGCCAGAACCGTATCGCTCTCCAAGCCGGATCCGATGATGGTCTACATGCCCTATTGGTACCGGAACGATAACAGCGCAGGTCTGCTCGTGCGTACCCGCCAGGATTCGAGCACGATCGCGGATGCTATTCGCAAGAGCATCTGGAGCGTCGACCCGGAGGTTCCTGTTCCGGCGGTGAATACGATGAGTGGGGTCGTCGTGGATTCGCTCGCGAACCGGCGTTTCGAGCTGGATCTTCTGATCCTGTTCGCTATAAGCGCTTTGCTGTTGGCAGGTATCGGTGTCTTTGGGGTCGTCAACTATTCAGTCGTCCAACGCCAGAGGGAACTGGGTCTGCGACTCGCCCTTGGAGCACAGCGTGGAAATATCTATCGGTTGGTGTTGTTGGACGGTCTTTCGCCGGTGATGGCCGGAGGGATCGCGGGTATCGCGGTAGCCTTCAGCTTTGCCCGTGTGCTGCAAAGCCTCCTCTTCCAGGTGACGGCCTACAACGCGGCGATTCTTTCCAGCTCGGTTTGCCTTCTCCTTGCTGTTGGCGTGGCCGCAAGCCTTTTGCCGGCTCGGCGTGCCGCTTCCACCGATCCGATGCAGGCGCTTAAACGGGAGTAG
- a CDS encoding TonB-dependent receptor — protein sequence MIFTTFFTIRRLALSLAVLLILGSLPQAFAQMDQGSIVGTVIDPTGAIVPGAHVKLTNEQNGFALERVADDSGSYVFTPIKIGTYTLTVSASGFRTFEQKSVNVTAGARIEVPLTLSIASSDQTIEVSAAPPALQTQEASTGATVSAEAIVQTPLLNRNPIFVAQLTPGVVPAEQGSRGANKGDFSANGQRSQQNNYILDGVDNNAVLVDIPNGASYVIKPVPDALAEFKVQTSNYNAELGRAAGAVVNMSIKSGTNQIHGSMWEYWRNDILNARDYFQTTVPKYRQNQFGGTLGGPILKNKLFVFGDVEANRIIFGQTSVNSVPTALMRTGDFSELLSPSLTGNNVRTLYQPGSAGTVLQQCNGRQNVFCQNQLSSVSENVLNALPAPNYGVAGQTYNNYLFQSSASDNTVQYDGRVDWNVSDHDQVFSRYSVFNEAQTFPQPFGILDGGGFGSDGSISNKGRNFTASETHFFSPTLSNELRFGYNWINAKYQQAYANTDVSSQLGIGGIPFSAGNGGTPNFSISGLTSFGSPEYVPTDEYENVAQLLDNVSKVIGKHTLKVGVNFQRIRVQTLQPTASRGGFNYTGKYTQIPGESSTTGFGAADMITDQMESASISNSSTVRNQRWYRSAYVQDDWQPMPKLTLNLGLRWEYFQPVEELNSRQANFLVDFANNSAQFLLPNGAKQYTLPTALLTELAANNVPVVYTSNNSLANAQKVNFSPRFGFSYEVGPKTVVRGGFGIFFGGIEAVGFFPNLGANAPFLFTSNLPSGACTTAGCPTDGVTLENGFNQAIAVGLSNYVSTPDFRMYPKNIQTPYTEAMNLSLQQQITPNTTVTLAYVGDLGRHLTSNPKANQITTLLTPGANVQAARPFNQFGASSLESYSAVSNYNGVQATMEHRAGRGLYMLATYTFAKNLDDAFLPLGASGQSGSGYRNWRQLGYGYDYGPSFADTRHRAVVNLQYDLPFGMGRQYMNKSHVADAFIGGWSLTTLFRVQSGQPQIVQPNNDPTNGAAQAQAIRVGDARSTNLANPGTGVTCATKTGTVATWFNPCAFTNPPVATSATDIAAYGGYGRDAVYGPGYNRVDLSLSKKFTLYRETSLDIRGDLFNALNTPAYGQPNATIGSGFGQITSTRFGGSGTGAETPDARVAQLSARFHF from the coding sequence ATGATTTTTACTACGTTTTTTACAATCCGGAGGCTGGCGCTTTCTCTCGCCGTGCTGTTGATCCTCGGATCTCTGCCGCAGGCGTTCGCGCAGATGGACCAGGGTTCCATCGTTGGCACGGTCATCGATCCCACAGGCGCGATCGTACCGGGAGCCCACGTGAAACTCACGAACGAGCAGAACGGTTTCGCTCTCGAGCGCGTCGCCGACGACAGCGGCTCCTATGTCTTCACCCCGATCAAGATCGGCACCTACACCCTCACCGTCTCAGCCTCGGGTTTCCGTACTTTTGAGCAAAAATCAGTAAACGTTACCGCAGGCGCGCGCATTGAAGTGCCGCTCACCCTCAGCATCGCTTCCAGCGATCAAACCATCGAAGTCAGCGCCGCGCCACCCGCTCTCCAGACCCAGGAAGCCTCCACCGGCGCCACCGTTTCCGCTGAAGCGATCGTCCAGACGCCCCTCCTCAATCGCAATCCGATCTTTGTCGCGCAGCTCACCCCAGGCGTCGTCCCGGCCGAGCAGGGATCGCGCGGCGCGAACAAGGGTGACTTCTCCGCAAACGGCCAGCGTTCGCAGCAGAACAACTACATCCTCGATGGCGTCGACAACAACGCCGTCCTCGTCGACATCCCGAACGGCGCCTCCTACGTCATCAAGCCCGTCCCCGATGCGCTTGCCGAGTTCAAGGTCCAGACCAGCAACTACAACGCAGAACTCGGACGCGCCGCCGGTGCGGTCGTCAACATGAGCATCAAGTCCGGCACCAACCAGATCCACGGCTCCATGTGGGAGTACTGGCGCAACGACATCCTCAACGCGCGCGACTACTTCCAGACCACGGTACCGAAGTACCGTCAGAACCAGTTCGGCGGTACCCTCGGTGGACCGATCCTCAAGAACAAGCTCTTCGTCTTCGGTGACGTCGAAGCCAACCGCATCATCTTCGGCCAGACCTCCGTCAACTCCGTGCCCACCGCGCTCATGCGCACTGGCGACTTCAGCGAGTTGCTCAGCCCCTCGCTCACCGGCAACAACGTCCGCACCCTCTACCAGCCTGGCTCAGCAGGCACCGTACTGCAGCAGTGCAACGGCCGCCAGAACGTCTTCTGCCAGAACCAGCTCAGCAGCGTCTCTGAGAATGTCCTGAACGCTCTGCCTGCGCCCAACTACGGAGTCGCCGGTCAAACCTACAACAACTACCTCTTCCAGAGCTCGGCAAGCGACAACACCGTCCAATACGACGGACGTGTCGACTGGAACGTCAGCGATCACGACCAGGTCTTCTCTCGCTACAGCGTCTTCAACGAAGCCCAGACCTTCCCCCAGCCCTTCGGCATTCTCGATGGCGGCGGCTTCGGCTCCGACGGCAGCATCAGCAACAAGGGCCGCAACTTCACCGCCAGCGAAACGCACTTCTTCTCGCCCACTCTCTCGAACGAGCTCCGCTTCGGATACAACTGGATCAACGCAAAATACCAGCAGGCTTATGCCAACACCGATGTCTCCTCGCAACTCGGTATCGGCGGCATTCCTTTCTCGGCTGGCAACGGCGGAACCCCGAACTTCAGCATCAGCGGCCTGACGTCCTTCGGCTCGCCCGAGTATGTGCCCACCGACGAGTATGAGAACGTCGCACAGCTTCTCGACAACGTCTCGAAGGTCATCGGAAAGCACACCCTCAAGGTCGGCGTAAACTTCCAGCGCATCCGCGTCCAGACCCTGCAGCCCACCGCATCGCGTGGCGGCTTCAACTACACCGGCAAGTACACCCAGATCCCCGGCGAGTCCTCCACCACGGGCTTCGGCGCGGCGGACATGATCACCGATCAGATGGAGAGCGCCTCCATCTCCAACTCCTCCACCGTGCGCAACCAGCGCTGGTATCGCTCCGCATACGTCCAGGACGACTGGCAGCCGATGCCGAAGCTGACCCTGAACCTAGGCTTGCGTTGGGAGTACTTCCAGCCCGTCGAAGAACTCAACAGCCGCCAGGCCAACTTCCTCGTCGACTTCGCCAATAACTCCGCGCAGTTCCTCCTTCCCAACGGCGCGAAGCAGTACACGCTGCCCACCGCCCTGCTCACCGAGCTGGCCGCGAACAACGTGCCCGTTGTCTACACCAGCAATAACTCCCTGGCGAACGCGCAGAAGGTCAACTTCTCGCCTCGCTTCGGCTTCTCCTATGAGGTCGGCCCGAAGACCGTCGTGCGCGGAGGCTTCGGCATCTTCTTCGGCGGCATCGAAGCGGTCGGCTTCTTTCCGAATCTCGGAGCCAACGCACCCTTCCTCTTCACCTCCAACCTCCCCAGCGGAGCATGCACCACGGCGGGATGCCCGACGGATGGCGTGACGCTTGAGAACGGCTTCAATCAGGCAATCGCGGTCGGTCTTTCCAACTACGTCTCCACGCCTGACTTCCGCATGTATCCCAAGAATATCCAGACTCCCTACACGGAGGCGATGAACCTCTCCTTGCAGCAGCAGATCACCCCCAACACCACCGTGACGCTCGCCTACGTTGGCGACCTCGGCCGTCACCTGACCTCAAATCCGAAGGCAAACCAGATCACCACGCTGCTTACCCCCGGAGCGAACGTGCAGGCCGCGCGTCCGTTCAACCAGTTCGGCGCGAGCAGCCTGGAGTCCTACTCTGCCGTCAGCAACTACAACGGGGTGCAGGCCACCATGGAACACCGCGCGGGCCGCGGTCTCTACATGCTCGCGACCTACACCTTTGCCAAGAACCTCGATGATGCCTTCCTCCCGCTTGGCGCCAGTGGCCAGTCCGGATCGGGCTACCGTAACTGGCGTCAGCTCGGATACGGTTACGATTACGGCCCATCCTTCGCCGACACGCGGCATCGCGCCGTGGTCAACCTCCAGTACGATCTGCCCTTCGGCATGGGCCGCCAGTACATGAACAAGTCGCACGTCGCGGATGCGTTCATCGGCGGCTGGTCCCTCACCACGCTCTTCCGCGTTCAGTCGGGCCAGCCCCAGATCGTTCAACCCAACAACGACCCCACCAACGGAGCCGCCCAGGCGCAGGCCATCCGCGTCGGCGACGCCAGGAGCACCAACCTCGCGAACCCGGGAACAGGCGTAACCTGCGCCACAAAGACCGGCACCGTCGCAACCTGGTTCAACCCCTGCGCCTTCACCAATCCTCCGGTCGCCACCAGCGCCACCGACATCGCTGCCTACGGCGGCTATGGACGTGACGCCGTCTACGGCCCCGGCTACAACCGCGTCGACCTCTCCCTCTCGAAGAAGTTCACGCTCTATCGTGAGACCTCTCTCGACATCCGGGGCGACCTCTTCAACGCGCTCAACACTCCTGCCTACGGCCAGCCGAATGCAACCATCGGCAGCGGCTTCGGGCAGATCACCAGCACCCGCTTCGGAGGATCGGGAACAGGAGCCGAGACACCGGATGCACGCGTGGCTCAACTCTCTGCCCGCTTCCACTTCTAA